The Mycobacterium paragordonae genome includes a region encoding these proteins:
- a CDS encoding CDGSH iron-sulfur domain-containing protein, whose protein sequence is MSTTRVQVIPNGPVLVSGPARIETPGGDVVESDRFMVAVCTCRRSQDYPLCDTSHRRCRGPKVERLLNAER, encoded by the coding sequence GTGAGTACGACTCGCGTGCAGGTGATACCGAACGGGCCGGTGCTGGTCTCCGGCCCGGCGCGGATCGAGACACCTGGCGGCGACGTGGTGGAATCCGACCGTTTCATGGTGGCGGTGTGCACGTGCCGGCGCAGCCAGGACTACCCGCTGTGCGACACCAGTCACCGCAGATGTCGCGGTCCCAAGGTCGAGCGCCTACTCAACGCGGAACGCTGA
- a CDS encoding HemK2/MTQ2 family protein methyltransferase, with the protein MTTTYPAPVESPVAERVYQPQYDSYLLVDTMRRTGLIPQRRVLDLCTGSGFIAIAAAEMGCASVTAYDICPSAVSYSRGNAAGAGVDVDVRQGSWVKALDHAPYDVVVSNPPYVPTPPLDDTGAIASIAGPSRAYNAGPDGRLVLDPLCGSASKLLADGGSLLLVHSALAGVEQTLQSLRETGLTADVVASQLIPFGPVLTARAQWLEETGRIGRGCRREQIVVIRADKP; encoded by the coding sequence GTGACGACCACTTACCCAGCGCCAGTCGAATCACCAGTCGCCGAAAGGGTTTATCAGCCCCAATACGACTCCTACCTGCTCGTCGACACGATGCGGCGCACCGGCCTGATTCCGCAGCGGCGGGTGCTCGACTTGTGCACGGGATCGGGATTCATCGCAATCGCGGCGGCCGAAATGGGCTGTGCCAGTGTGACTGCCTATGACATCTGCCCGTCCGCCGTCAGCTATTCCCGCGGCAATGCCGCCGGTGCCGGCGTGGATGTCGATGTGCGACAGGGATCTTGGGTAAAGGCCCTGGACCATGCCCCCTACGACGTCGTGGTCTCCAATCCGCCGTACGTGCCGACTCCGCCACTCGATGATACCGGCGCGATCGCGTCGATCGCGGGCCCGTCCCGGGCATACAACGCCGGCCCGGACGGCCGGCTGGTGCTGGACCCGTTGTGCGGGTCGGCGTCGAAGCTGCTGGCCGACGGCGGGTCGCTGTTGCTGGTGCACTCGGCTCTCGCAGGTGTCGAACAGACGTTGCAGTCCTTGAGGGAGACCGGGCTTACGGCCGATGTCGTTGCATCACAGCTGATCCCGTTCGGACCGGTATTGACGGCGCGCGCACAATGGCTGGAGGAAACCGGTCGCATCGGGCGCGGTTGCCGGAGGGAGCAGATCGTGGTGATTCGGGCAGACAAACCGTGA
- a CDS encoding type 1 glutamine amidotransferase domain-containing protein: MEGKRIAILAADGVEKIELEQPRDALQQAGAQIDIVSLKDGEIQARNHDLEPAGTIKVDRTVSDASPADYDGLVLPGGTVNPDKLRADESAVSFVRDFVDSGKPVAAICHGPWTLVEAGVVAGRKLTSYPSIRTDLRNAGARVVDEEVVVDGNLITSRSPRDLSAFCSTILQQFAQASAGSSS, translated from the coding sequence ATGGAAGGCAAAAGAATTGCCATCTTGGCGGCCGACGGCGTAGAGAAGATTGAACTCGAGCAACCGCGCGATGCACTGCAACAGGCCGGCGCGCAGATTGACATAGTGTCGTTGAAAGACGGCGAAATCCAAGCTCGCAATCACGATCTCGAACCCGCTGGAACGATCAAAGTCGACCGCACGGTGTCGGATGCTTCCCCCGCGGATTATGACGGACTGGTGCTGCCCGGTGGCACCGTCAACCCGGACAAGTTGCGCGCGGACGAGTCCGCTGTCTCATTCGTACGAGACTTCGTGGACTCCGGAAAGCCCGTTGCCGCAATATGTCATGGCCCGTGGACTCTGGTGGAAGCGGGCGTGGTCGCCGGACGCAAACTGACGTCGTATCCGAGCATCCGCACCGATCTTCGCAACGCAGGAGCACGCGTGGTCGACGAGGAAGTAGTGGTCGACGGTAACCTCATCACCAGTCGCTCGCCAAGGGACTTATCAGCCTTTTGTTCAACGATTCTGCAGCAATTCGCACAGGCGTCTGCAGGTTCGTCCAGTTAA